TACACTTGACtggttttcttttgttttatacaacaaaaaaataactgacGTGGAAACATatagagacaaaaaaaaaaagaaatattccattaattatgtataaatcAACCCTATGTTGCTTAAACAAGAATCGCAAgtcttattttacataatacaaaCATATTGGATACGacacaaaaacttaaataataaatgaacaattttttttgttttattttacaggTATATCCAAATAACAATAAGCTTAAACAAACATCAAGTTTCTACAACACTACAACAACATCAATTgtacatacaataaaaatattttcaaacgaaATATCACACAACAAATCGACGAAACAATGAATCAAACGGAAGAAGGACATTTTCAATGCGATGAAGAAAAATCAAATATGACTATCTGGGGTGGAATTGAAATAGCTGTATCAAAATGGGAGGCAGCATTCACAGCATTAATCCTAtcaatactaataatattaacaattgCTGGCAATATATTAGTCATATTAAGTGTATTCACATATAAGCCATTAcgaattgtacaaaattttttcattgtatCATTAGCTGTTGCGGATTTAACTGTCGCATTATTAGTAATGCCATTTAatgttacatattatatattaggTCGATGGGAATTTGGTATACATGCATGTAAAATGTGGTTAACTTCAGATGTGTTATGTTGTACAGCGTCCATCTTACATTTGTGTGCGATAGCTTTAGATCGATTTTGGGCAATAAAAGATCCTATCAATTATGCACAACGGCGTACGTTGAAACGTGTATTAGTTATGATTCTAGGTATATGGACGTTATCGTTAATAATTAGTTCACCGCCGCTAATTGGTTGGAATGATTGGCCAGAAGATTTTAGTAATGATACGCCATGTCAATTGACAAGTGAAAAAGGTTATGTTATATATTCATCCTTGGGTTCATTTTACATTCCTGTTATTATAATGGCAATTgtttatatcgaaatatttatcgCAACACGTAAGCGATTACGAGAACGGATTAATAAAGTACCGAAAAGTacgtttcaaaataatgatggtAAGAGTAAGGATCCAAAAAGTAAGCTTAAAACACAAACTGATTCAGGGAATAGTATAGACAATGATCATCATGAAAATGGTGACGgtgcaaaacagaatttaatcaaaaagaaaaaaactaaagaaaaacaagtgaaatattTGCCACCAGAAGATTCTGTAACAGAAACGCCACAAGAGAATGTATCAGATACTCAAGAGAATGAAAAAAACGATGAAAAACCTTCAAAAAACTTAACTGTGGAAGGTGGAACCACACAAATCACAACACCGTTAACTACAAGTTTAACTGATTCACCTCTATCAACTGATTCACCACAAAAAGATCAAAATGTACAATTACTTGTGACCACCCCATCATTAACAGTTCCTCCAGCGCCTATTGCAAATAAACCAAAATCGGTATCGGTTTATCAATTTATCGAAGAGAAACAACGGATATCATTATCAAAAGAGCGCCGTGCAGCACGAACTTTAGGTATCATTATGGGTGTGTTTGTCGTATGTTGGTTGCCGTTTTTTATCATGTACGTCACACTACCATTTTGTACGACATGTTGTCCaacaaaaaagttcattaattttataacatggTTAGGTTATATCAACTCAGCGTTAAATcctattatttatacaatatttaatttagaatatCGAAGAGCTTTTAAAAAGCTTTTaggaattaaaatttgaaaataaattaaatagtaaaatttgcaaaaatcaaaaatatctcaataagtaaattaatttcaagGTGTAATTTGAAGATATGAAAAATGTTCTAGTTTAGTACCTATAGGTACCTAAACAAAGATCGCATTCaagatttgaaaattatcgaaaaattcccCTTAAgcaattgtatatataatttccAGCCTCAAGAAACATACATTATCCATATtcgaattttcaaattgatctaATAAATCTTAGCCTATTTCATATACTTTCCAAAGACTAATCCAAGTTTGCTGTTGGTAAGCAACGAGATAGACCAACTTATTGGTCTTTGAGTAAAAAACGGTTAAGCCTATTTACCAAGCCCTTCACACTATCTTCTGACTGCCATTTTGTACTTATGTTACCTTTAATCAGTGACCGGTATAACCATTAGGAGGAATAGGCAACTGCCTAGGGGCTCGGGAGAAagggtaaaatataaaaaggcaaattAATATAGGTGAAGGGCGCCAAGTTGACCTATGAAGAGTAAAAATAGGGGAGAAAATGATTAAGGCCGCACGCAAGGGAACGCCAAGTGGATTTATGAAGagtaaagagtaaaaaaataaagggGAAATGCAAATGCAAAAGGGCTTGTAAGAGGTTGAAATATggaaagaaaatgaaaacagTTTAATTGATGTCTTGAAGTCCACTTTCTGAGGGTAATTGGTTGTTAGCGtaacgaaaataatatatgCAAGATGCAGTGGCGGATTCAAGATTTCGATCAGAGGAAGGGggttattttatattagaataCCTACatagcttttaatttatttaatatcggaACCAAAAATGAAGGTCACACAACGGAAAGAGCcccaatttaatttacaaaaactaaaaaaaaaaacgtcgcTGATTTTCACATAGAGACCCCGGAGATTTACATTTCCAATGGATCCCGACATGGGTTAATCTGGCAGTGCCTTTAACACTAGATGAACCTATTACTACACCAAAATGCATTTAAGGTTTTAGCTTATGTCTCAATTGGGAAAGTTCAATTTTCCAACGCCATTTATAACTCTTTCTCTAAAAACctacgaaaaataaaatgagtCTAAAATTCGTGCAGTCTGTGCAGTTTAACGAAAAAGGGAGGGTGTCTCTTCATACCATTTTAAATTACAACTTCAGAACTATTATTAGCAACTATTTTCTCATATTATATAGTACAAAATATCATCTCTACTTATCCCGCTTGATGGACCAAAAACGCTTAAGTACTAATTCTATAGAAAAAGGCAGTAGAAGTTAAAATTCAAAGTTCTCTACCTGCAAGTTACAcctaatgttataaaaaaaaagagaaaaaacttaaaataatatttacaaaaaaggcaatattaaatatttaataaattgttaaattatttatgtgacagttattaatttaattaaattaaatttaattatatattatatttaaagaaataaataaataaatatattatatatcgaAATGTGAAAGAAAACtatcaaaactatttaaaaacttataagaaaaataaaaaatatctattgtacaaaaagaaaattaaataaagataaattattgttgaatGTTCTCAAATGAAGAAACTCAAATTGAtattatagaataaatattatggtagaaaaaatgataaatatgttCTATAACATAGATAATCGAATAATATAGACTGAGTTAAAAATCGCTTAATTTTTCACGCAAAAACAGAttttaatatatagagatatattaAGAAGACCCTCGAAGAtaaaatctatacatataaaatactttgtcctgaatgactgactaaCGGATCAACGCACACCCTAAACCGCTGATCTTAGAGACCTGAAATTTGGGTATGTTCcttgtatgacgtaggcatccaATAAGAAAGGCTTTACTTCTAAGAGGGTGAAAAACGGAGGCAAAGTGAGAGAAAGAGAGATGAAGAGTCGGTGGTcgttacttttaagcccagcgaagcgggtgggtatcaagctagtatcgAGTAAAATTAAAAGCGCACtttgatgaaaaaattcaaatctaagtttgattttttcatgCCTAAGCTTGATGATGTTGTTTCGAAAGAATAAAGAACGATTAGAAAACCGTGCTATATTGTTTGAAGTGAACacatagaaaataaaactttatcaatCTTGGTATAGAATAAAATAGTACCTATATCTTCcattaaaacttatataaaaagaaaaattccgGTGAGTTTTGAATCATTCCTTACaatcaatgaaattattattattcaaatgatataataatggcgTGTTTAATCCCTAGAGTTTCCTTTTGAAAAAGCCTTTTGTATTAATGTGGTACATATATTCCCTTCAGTCATTTTTCTGTATTCTACGCCGTCCATACAATTATTTAACTTATGTTCCTTTTTTACCGAgaatcatataatattatataaagtaaaatacgGCGCATTTATCACTAAACATCATAATTCACCAATAAAATTCATAC
The Chrysoperla carnea chromosome 4, inChrCarn1.1, whole genome shotgun sequence genome window above contains:
- the LOC123297949 gene encoding probable G-protein coupled receptor No18; the protein is MNQTEEGHFQCDEEKSNMTIWGGIEIAVSKWEAAFTALILSILIILTIAGNILVILSVFTYKPLRIVQNFFIVSLAVADLTVALLVMPFNVTYYILGRWEFGIHACKMWLTSDVLCCTASILHLCAIALDRFWAIKDPINYAQRRTLKRVLVMILGIWTLSLIISSPPLIGWNDWPEDFSNDTPCQLTSEKGYVIYSSLGSFYIPVIIMAIVYIEIFIATRKRLRERINKVPKSTFQNNDGKSKDPKSKLKTQTDSGNSIDNDHHENGDGAKQNLIKKKKTKEKQVKYLPPEDSVTETPQENVSDTQENEKNDEKPSKNLTVEGGTTQITTPLTTSLTDSPLSTDSPQKDQNVQLLVTTPSLTVPPAPIANKPKSVSVYQFIEEKQRISLSKERRAARTLGIIMGVFVVCWLPFFIMYVTLPFCTTCCPTKKFINFITWLGYINSALNPIIYTIFNLEYRRAFKKLLGIKI